In Coffea arabica cultivar ET-39 chromosome 9e, Coffea Arabica ET-39 HiFi, whole genome shotgun sequence, the genomic window CCATGCCCCACCCCACTCCATAGTGGTTGgctaattataatttttatttggaCATTATTTGTCCACGTATATAACATCAATAACAACCTCATAAATCATTCTTTTAGATATTAttgatattttaaaatttattttattgacATTATGATATTTTTAGTTCtcaaattataatatatttgcATATATTATTGATGTGTGGTTGTAATGTGTATGTTATATATGTATAAAATTAGCTATAGATACttacattttttcaaaatttatttagtGGTGGAGGTCCTCCCCCATCACCTGCCCCATTTAAAACAGGGGGAGAAAAATCCCCTCCACCCTTGCTTCACTCCCCTCGGGAAGCTGCTCCTGTTGCCATCCCTAGTTGTGGTGTTGCTAGAATCATGAGAGATAACCTGCTTAGATGCTTTTAATAAGTAAACTTCATAGTCTGCTACTAATTTTCTTCCTTTGACCGTTCTTTTCTTGTTACAAGTGGTTTAGGTAGAAGTTTACATTCGATAACTGTAGCCAGCACATATCAAACTAGGTATTTACGAATAATTCAGATTTAGTGCTTGGATTAGTTTAGATGATATGGTGGAGAATCTATCACTTTATGATCTCTAAGCAACTATTTATGTTAAGATAAAGTTAATTTCTATGGATGGTTTGGATTCATCTCCAATCACTGCAATTAAAACCAACGATATAGTTTACAATACAGTCATACTTAGTGGAAGTTGGCTTATGCAATCAATGCCGACAATTCAGTTGTTTCTTACtgtctttcctttccttttttagtCGTTTTCATTAAAAGCATCAGATGAACTATTAACTAGTTCTAGACGTACATGCAAGCTGTAAAaacaattctcacttagcaatCGATGTGCTCTTCAACTCTTTTCTCAGATGGACATTTTGAAGATTTTGTTGCCATTTTCTGTTTCCATTTGCTTAGTGGTGGAGTTTCAGCCTGTCAATGTTGTTGACTTGGCAATTTCTTCACACTGTTGCTTGTAACTTTTGCATGCAAGTAATATTCTCTGTACTGAGAAACTATCAATTCTTAAACTGCAGGCCTATGCAGCTTATATGAGGGGAAATTTGTTATTTGAACAAGATCAGAATTGGGAAGTTGCACTGAAGAGTTTCAAAAGTGCCAGGTACTAAATGTTTAGTATGGTTGTTTCTCCTTTAAATATCCAAGATGTTGCTTGAAGTGTACAGTTCCCTTGTTGGCTAACTTAGTTACTTTCTTTAGGGCTGTTTATGAGGAACTTGGGAAATATGGAGACCTTGAGAACCAAGTTTTGTGCCGTGAGCGGGTTGAGGAATTAGAACCTAGCATAAGATACTGCTTACACAAAATTGGCGAGTCAAATTTACAAACTTCTGAATTGTTACGCATAGGTGAAATGGAAGGACCTgctttggacctgtttagagcAAAGTTGGAGGTGAGTATTAAATAATAGAATTCAGGAGTTAGGTGATTAATGAGGTGTGTGGCTATACTATTGGTAGAATCATATTCCACAACTTTTGTCATGACAACTTGGAAACATGAATTTCTCAGCTTAGTATCTAATTATAACTGCATTTTCTTGGATCAAAAGGCTGTTATGTCTGAGGCTAGGTCCCAGCAGGCTGCATCAATGACAGAATTCCATTGGCTTGGGCACCGATTTCCAATATCAAACGCAAAAACATTTAATGGATTCCTCATTTTTTGTAGTAGTCTCCTCTGCGTTGTCTactgtttaatggattatgacaagtactggagtctaatgtgtaattcaaattgtttatgggtacgtggacaacagacttaaagcctaggggtcattgttaaatttatcatagcttactaatttcgtccatcatttatatgaatttagtatccacaactagtttcttcattttatttagggaaaatcgtccaaaacgtcccttacattttgtaaaataacttttttcgtccctcacttttaaaagtgtaattttatatcccttacatattaacatcggacaaatttagtccctaactaggttttcgatcattttttggccggaatccatcatgtgcaaggcacatgatcattttttaatggtaaatttgtcaaattatattttacataatctcatctatagtccAAAATCCGAACATTTTTCATACCTAAACTCAACCCATCTTGACACCCCATTCATTTTTGCTGCAGTTCCCCTTAGTAATGGAACTGTGACATCTACCACAGCCTTGATTTTGGGATGTCTTCCCTCCTTGCTACCTCCCCTCGAGATGATCACGTCGTCGACTCTATTAAAGACCCTTCCAATTTCCTTGGTTAGCCAGTGAATCGGCATATTCCAAATTTGTATCCACATATGTGAGAGGTTAAAGGCATCAGGGTTGTGGTCAATATCTTCTTCCCACTGCTTTATATTGAGAAGTTGGTTGTCCATAACATAAGGTCTTCCCGCCAGGACTCTGTCAATATCTTTTTCTTCTGAGAAGGAAAATTGATACAGATTAAAGCCTACCTCCGTTGCAATCATGTTCCTGGGAAAGCCCCACATGTGGTTCACAAAGTTCTTAATCCCCGTAAAGTTGGCAGATCTTTCTCCCATAACTTTCCCAACTAAACACTTCCTGCAATCTTCCCTTCCATCCTCTGCGTCTTCACTGTCCAGTTCCACTCCCTCATATTCCTTGTTTGATAGCTCAAATTTTTCCAACACGAAAGCAAGTTCATCTGCCATGGCCGAAGTCACTTTAAGGGCATTCCAGAACAAGACCCAGATGACTCCAGTATTCTAGTTCTGTACAAGAAGAGGAAGTTAAGAGTTAGAAAAACAGTAGATAAGAACCAGATGTGTTCAGAAAAAGGACAACCGCTTATCaacagaaatttttttaaatatttttaaaaataagacCAGCGAAAGCTTAAAACTTCAAGGACCGAACAAACAGCTCTAGAAAACATGGGCAACTAAAAGTTGAGGAAGACAGTGAACAGATGGGCAAGATCGGGACAATGGCTAAAACTATTATATGACTCTCCTACTGAAAGAGGAGCCAGAACTCTCAAGTGAAGAGGAAAGGCTCTAATTTTTAGAGAGAGGAGCTCTCAAGAAGAGAGAGAATATATCTACCCATACCAAACATTCTGAAGGGTCGTGAAAAAAGAGCCATTCTAAAAGGTCGTGAAAAAAGGCATCGTGTCCCGTGCACATTCCCATCTCAATTCCTTTCTTGCTGTTCATCTAAAATCTCCTCCAAATTTCTTATCCCCTCTGAGCATTTCCAGATTAATCTACATTGAGCCCCTTTTGTGAGAAGCTGCGCGCAGGGGGACTGAAGATTTCAAGTATTCGATTGTGGattggtatatatatatatatatatatatttgcttGAAGCAATTGTAGTCATAGATTCTCGGCCAAGATTGCCTGAATTTGTTCGGCCTCCGCATCTTATCTTCAACTTTTATAGCGgcaaacaaaacaaatttagTGAAACTCCAACAAGGTTGGTTTGGTTGCCAAGGATTTGCATGTTGTCGAGCTGCTGCTAAGGTTAGAATTTTCCTCCCTATCCTACAACCGTGTTCATGAATTGTGGTTGTTTGTCCTATTTTCCGATTCCTTTGGTCAATTAGGTGTTTGGCTGCACTATAGCTGACAATAAATTTCTAGAACTCTTAACGCCTTATAACTCATTTCTTCCCCTGTTATGGTGAGACTATAGTAGCACCACCAATTTTATTGTACGCCCTATGTATTACCAAAGCTAATTGCTCGGCCAATTAGCTTAGCAATCATTTCTTGCTTCCCCATATTATCCATGCATTTGTAGTGTGCTTGTTCAGGTGTTCCATACTATGAGCTACTGTTGGTTCTTGAATATTCGATAAATGCCCAACAAACACCGGAAGTCATTGCCTAGACCAACCACTCTTGCTAGAAGTTCTGAGATTTCTTTTGTCAACTCTGTTATGGACTCCAATGACTATATCGAGTGTCTAGTGAACTATTTCAGAGTAAGTTCATTATTCTGGCAAGCCCCCCGTTTTTTACTTCCAATCCCACCCCTGAAAATGGAACCCAAATTCCATGCCATTTTTGTGATATGGATCGATGCtagtacaaattttttttttccatttgtaACTTATACCCCAAATGATTTTGTTGTATTAACCACTTCTCTCCATATGCCTTGCTCTGCCTCAATGCTTCCCATGTTTCCCACTAATCATTACCTCATTCTTTGGACTGCTGCCAACTTCGTCATGCAAAACAAATGCTTCGAGACCACAGCATTCCAAAAGCTTACTGGGATGAAAATATGGAGATTTTGCTCTGCATGACCTACGTTGAGTGGAGAAAGAGTGGGGAGTAGTACTCAAACATGGCATTCGAAgtgaattggatgaaattggcTGCACACCTTAATGCAACCTGGAGCCAGCTGTATGGCTGGAGTGTTTACCATTCAAAGTTCACTCAATTGAAAAGAATTTGGCATGTATATGCCAAGTTAAAGGGTTTACGTTTATCATCTGAAACTCGCATTGGATAGGATGCGAACAGGAGGTGCTTCTTGGATGATTCGCAATGGAATAATTTGCAAATGATAATTATGTTGCTGTTTCTTCTTAACCAAACAAGTATTGATAATTGTTACTTTTGTTCATCTGCCTAATCTACAATTTGGTATATCTTCCTTTTGTTGCTACGTTACTTCATGGGTACATGCGACTGTTATTCTTTGGATATGTTGATATATTTGGTCCAGTACTTTCCAATGTTTGGTTATAGGTGGTCACATCTCCCTAAAATAAAAAAGGTGAAATAGTTGGGGGGAACATGACCTAGTGGCTACTTTTAAAGTAGGCATGTATTTCTTTATTCTGGTGTTAATATACATTCATGTGACTTATTGCTTCCACCTATATATTGCCACCTATTATGTAGTAACAAAATAAATTCCTACATTTCATGCCTGTCTTAGTAATTGTACTTTTTGCTACACCAATAATCAGAGGTATGGGTGATTAGCTACTACATTGCCTCAACTCTAAGAAGCTGGAAAATTTGTCTTCATTCACCCAAAGTCTGCTGCCTTTTTGTAGCTATATACACCGCATCGTGCTGCCTTCAATAAATATCTATTAAGTGGAACACTTGTACAACAAAGTGCAGCACTAGAGTATGCCCAGAATTCACATTAATGTGCAACTATCTAGCATGGCATTTGCATGTTAGCACTTGAGGGTCCAAGTATACCAAGCAACCCACCTCCCATGAACATTTTTTTTACCATTTTCCATGGATAAGTTGTTGTTTCGCTTTTATTTCTTTCACTCCACTGGCGGCTTTGCTCTGTCTTATTTTAGTCCACAACTAAGTCTTATTTCTTGTTTGTTGTTTTCTATTATTGTAGTCACAGTAGTAATGGTACTACGCCAAATATGATATATATTTGGATGGTATTTGAGCCTTAAACTTCCATAATTTGTTTCCAACTTATATACAGGAAAATCAGAATTATAAGAACTTTAGATATTGTCAGTGCGTTGACAAATATGCTATGTCAGAGGTCTTGGAAGGAAAAACCACCATTGGGAGCCAAGCGCATTCTTCTACAGTTCCGCCATCCCAAATCATAAGGCAACACCAAGCTCTATTTGTTGTAGGCCGGTCTTTCTCAAATCTAGACGATGACACGTATGTCCTTGAGTCGGACGCACACATGCACCACGATTCCAAATTGGCTGGCAAGCAACCAGCTAGCAGTCAAGGGGGTACAAGCTCAATGCAAGGATCCCGAGAAAGCAAGTCCAATAGGAGCTAAGATAATAATCCGTTCTTCAAGTGTGCAACATCGCTGACCAACTTAGCCTCAGCTAAACTCAAGATTAAAGATTGCCGggaatgtgaatttgaaaaattcGTCGTTAGCATGGGAGCTCAAGTCATTGAATCTTTTGAAGGTGCACACCCTGGGAGAAAGGTAACTGATGTGCTGAATCTTGAGGACGACAAGATGAGAAAGACGTTTCTATGCCTTAATCGACAGCTTCAGGAATACTGGTTGAATTCATTGGACATTACCCCCTAGAATGATACTGGAGAACATTAGATCAAAACCAATGCATGTCCTTCATTTACCTTTTTTTCACTGTCTAATGGCTTgtcgcatgtgcactgactgaaCGGGTTTTTTCATGTGTGGTGTGTGAGAACATTTGAGTCAATCGCATTTGTACTATCTTACCAAAAATGTGGCACTTGATCATTTGGTTCACCTATGTACATTTAcctcttatttttttaataaaagattCGGCCTTTCATTCTTGGCTACCATCgtatcaaaaataaaaactaaattatttttttttttagtgttaaCAGGAGGACTTGAATCCGagacctctcacttacactccctcccccgtactACCCAACCCATCAAGATTAAATTTAGGTTGAAGTGATGGCTGGATACTTCAACTCTAACAAGTCTATTTGTTGTAATGTCACTATCTGAAAAGTATAAATCTAATTAACGACCAATAATCATGGACAATATGGATGAAATGCACAAGTTAGTTAATGAATGATTGCTGCATGTTTGTTACGAAACTTCAAGTATAAAGTAATTAGTCCTGGGAGAATTGGTCCTGGGACATGcaattggttatttgattgcccAATGGTACATCTCTATCATTATACTTGTTTACCTAATGCTTTTATGTGGTGCATTTTAACGGCAATAATCATGCAACGGAATAAATAAAAGTATAGGCTCCCATGTTGTTGCCCCATTGCAGGTAGTTCCAACAATTTGCTTATCTCCCGAATCGTTTGTGAATATGGTAAGAAGTCTGCATTATTAAATTTGGACAATGTAAAGGAGAGACACGGTCCTGCCTCAGTGTGGCAGCCTTATTCCATCACTTGGAATCATAGAGAACGCAAGTGGACACTGGTAACACTGAAAACATCTAAcaaatccaaacccaaacaCATGCTAATATATTTACAATTAGAGACCATGAAATGACTTCCCTGGCGAACACAAACTGGCGATTTGATATGGCGTGCATTGATGCTAGACTCATCTTTTCGTTTCAGTTTTCTCAGTTGGTTGTACAAATTCAACAAAGCTAATGTGAGCTTTCATTCggaaatttgaatttgatcGTCTTGTCTTTTCAAACAGTTGCAGTTGCGTGAGATGCCTTAGCAAGCAATGTATGTGGTGCTTTAATTCTACTATATGAGACAGATTGCATCCCCTTTAAAAGGCGATGTATGTGGTGTGCTCAGTGCACCCGTCACTTTTCTGATAAGTAAGTGTAGCTAAACTAAGGTTTTTTGGACAGtagattatttgaaattatttttagcTTACTATTTAAGATTGCGTAAATTTGAAATAGGCGTTTGGATAgtaaataaatcatgtaaattaGCGTTTGGACAGGTGCTCATTATTGAATGTATTCAGTTGACTTTGACTTCGAAaattttgactttgactttAAAAGTTTTAACTTTGTGGTTGATTTAGGTTAAACCAATGCATACTTAATATAGACGGTACAAATTAATTTAGCTGTGGGAACAAAAGGCCATTTTAAGTACACCCCAAACATGGATTGTACTTTTACAAACAATTACAAATCGATTAATTCGATGAACACCTAACGGCATCATCGCTCCCGTGCTGCGTATATTTGAGTCGCTATGTAGTCTCGTGCAGCCTTCCATTCCGCCAGCTCTGCAGGAGATACGTTTAATGCGAACGGCTGAGGTACTGGCCCTACTACTTCTGGCTCTTCAGTCGAGTACACGTCTTCTGATTCGAATCGTTGAAAATGGGTATCTTTCGGTTGGTGTATCCTTAAAAAGTTGTGCAACGCACAACAAGCAATGACTATAGTTATTTGAGTGCTCATGTAGAAATTATCTATCAGACCCTTTAAAAATTTGAATCTTTTCTTCAGCACACCAAATGTGCGCTCAATGACATTGTGAAGCTGCGAATGTCGAGTATTGAACAAGGTTTTTGTCGGAGATTCGGGGCCCATGTTCTTATACGGGGGTATGAAACTAGGAACATTCCTATATGCCGCATCAACTAAGTAGTATTGGCCTAATTAAAAAAGTTGGTACAGTTAATAAACGTGATAAAAGCAGGAGTTTAGCAAATAAAGCATGGCATTTATTGACTTGAAAAATTGGGACCATTAATTACCCGGTTGCAGCAGTGGAAAATTGGACGGATATGCTAATGTAGACTCTAATACTCGCACATCATGTGCACTTCCCTCCTATCCAGCATACACATAGATGGAGCGCATGTCATGGTCACACACTGCCAGAACATTTTATGATTGAAACCCGTGCCGGTTTGTATATGCCATTTGCTTGCCTATCGAAGGACAAGCATGGATGTGGGTGTCATCCATCGCTCCTACGGCATCCTAATATTCATGCAAAATATATAATCATCTGTTTTGAATTAACTTACTATATCGAGCCAAGAAATACTCTTCTTTCTCACATTATCTTGAACCATGGATAAAAATTAGTTGAGTTTGCAATTCGTGGATGAACTACAGTCTGGTCATCCGGTCATATTATTTCAACTGCAAATAGACACAGGCCTCGGAGCACTTTTTTTATATTTCGGTTAATCGTTTCGATGGATCGATCAAAATAGTTCCCAACACACGGTGCGTATGCTTGTGGCTGACCAACATTAAAGTCATAGCTAGCGCCTCCTGTATGGGCACACGCTGTTGGTAGTTGTGTGGAACGTACTGTTTCCAGACAAGGATATCAGACAGTTGCAAGAAATTATCAACCGTGATACACATGTTGCCTATTGATCGTCTATGATGACCGTAGAGTGATCGCTCCATCCACTGTCTATCGGTGAATGAGTCATCATATTGCGGAAATGGTTGATTGTTTGTTACATGTGCAAGAGACGAATGCATTAACATTAACGAGGCACTCATAAGAAGTAAGGCCTCATCTTCCTTGTCTTGTCTCATGCGATCCGAATTGCGTCCCCTAGCACCACGGCAATTGTTCCAGGCCATGATATCTGAGTATATATCTGTATATATTTTTACATATGTGTGTTCATGTGTGTATATCTAATttcataaa contains:
- the LOC140014665 gene encoding uncharacterized protein, whose protein sequence is MAKENNSSAMDVDNQNSESVDQINSPRFSINVLQLLKSAQMQHGLRFGDYARYRRYCTARLRRLYKSLKFTHGRGKYSKRAITASMVTEVRYLHVVLYTAERAWSHAMEKKTLPDGPNARQRGYLIGRLRKAVKWATLFQDLCSIKGDSMTSLEAEAYAAYMRGNLLFEQDQNWEVALKSFKSARAVYEELGKYGDLENQVLCRERVEELEPSIRYCLHKIGESNLQTSELLRIGEMEGPALDLFRAKLEAVMSEARSQQAASMTEFHWLGHRFPISNAKTFNGFLIFCSSLLCVVYCLMDYDKLKPTSVAIMFLGKPHMWFTKFLIPVKLADLSPITFPTKHFLQSSLPSSASSLSSSTPSYSLFDSSNFSNTKASSSAMAEVTLRAFQNKTQMTPVF